One genomic region from Bacteroidota bacterium encodes:
- a CDS encoding 30S ribosomal protein S20: protein MANHKSSVKRIRSNNAKRLVNRYQAKSTRTALKNIREEKDKKAAEKKLSGIVSMLDKLAKKNIIHKNKAANIKSKLTRHVASLGK from the coding sequence ATGGCAAATCACAAATCATCAGTAAAACGTATCCGCTCGAATAATGCAAAGCGCCTCGTAAATCGATACCAGGCAAAATCGACACGCACTGCATTGAAAAATATCCGCGAAGAAAAAGATAAAAAGGCGGCGGAGAAAAAACTTTCAGGCATCGTTTCCATGCTTGATAAACTTGCGAAGAAGAACATCATTCACAAGAACAAGGCAGCCAACATCAAATCAAAATTAACGAGACATGTAGCTTCACTCGGAAAATAA
- the wecB gene encoding UDP-N-acetylglucosamine 2-epimerase (non-hydrolyzing) — translation MFHLLTVIGARPQIIKAAALSRAIKKSFAGKIRETILHTGQHYDENMSRVFFAELGIPEPDHQLNVGSVSPVSQVALMMEGIEKIILREKPGALLVYGDTNSTLAGAVTAEKMNLPLIHVEAGLRSFEKTMPEEINRIITDRLSTLLFSPTKTGIENLFKEGIIHSQVSNATTDHPHVYHCGDIMYDNSLYFSDLAEKKNKFMTEHDLQPGKFFLATIHRQSNTDDPSQLRSLFSALMNAGKKQHRKVVVPLHPRTKKMLSDQEDLMLEISADENLILLPPVSFLEMIWLEKNAALVLTDSGGVQKEAFYFHKPCVILREETEWVELVECGAAILTGTNEKKIEKAIEELLGRKINYPQLFGDGHAAEFIGEKIISDLS, via the coding sequence ATGTTTCATCTTCTCACTGTCATTGGTGCAAGGCCGCAGATCATAAAAGCTGCGGCGCTCAGCCGTGCCATAAAAAAATCTTTCGCAGGAAAGATCCGCGAAACTATTTTGCATACGGGCCAGCACTATGATGAGAATATGTCGCGTGTTTTTTTTGCTGAGCTTGGAATTCCCGAACCCGATCACCAGTTGAATGTAGGATCTGTTTCCCCGGTGTCGCAAGTTGCGCTGATGATGGAAGGAATTGAAAAAATAATTCTCAGGGAAAAACCGGGTGCGCTGCTCGTGTATGGCGATACAAATTCAACGCTGGCCGGCGCAGTGACGGCAGAAAAAATGAATCTTCCGCTCATTCACGTTGAAGCCGGATTGCGTTCATTCGAGAAAACCATGCCGGAAGAAATAAACCGCATTATCACCGATCGTTTGTCCACTCTGCTTTTTTCTCCAACAAAAACAGGGATTGAAAATCTGTTTAAAGAAGGAATTATTCATTCACAAGTATCGAACGCCACCACCGATCATCCACATGTTTATCATTGCGGCGATATCATGTACGACAACAGTTTGTATTTTTCTGATCTGGCTGAAAAGAAAAATAAGTTTATGACTGAGCATGATCTGCAACCCGGAAAGTTTTTCCTTGCCACCATCCATCGCCAGTCCAATACGGATGATCCTTCGCAATTGAGATCACTTTTTTCTGCTCTGATGAATGCCGGAAAAAAACAGCACAGGAAAGTTGTAGTTCCTCTTCACCCAAGAACGAAAAAGATGCTCAGCGACCAGGAAGATCTGATGCTCGAAATTTCTGCGGATGAAAATCTGATCCTGCTTCCGCCGGTTTCCTTTCTGGAAATGATCTGGCTTGAAAAAAATGCGGCGCTTGTTCTTACCGATTCCGGTGGCGTGCAGAAGGAAGCTTTTTATTTTCACAAACCCTGCGTGATCCTTCGTGAAGAAACAGAATGGGTGGAACTGGTGGAGTGCGGCGCTGCGATACTTACTGGTACAAATGAGAAAAAAATTGAAAAAGCAATTGAAGAATTATTGGGCAGGAAAATAAATTATCCACAGCTGTTCGGCGACGGGCATGCGGCGGAATTTATAGGTGAAAAAATTATCAGCGACCTTTCATGA
- the mnmH gene encoding tRNA 2-selenouridine(34) synthase MnmH, translated as MPKPLFIADFLSKTPEIPVVDVRSPAEFGSGHIPGAFNIPLFSNEERAEIGTIYKKKGRKNAVLRGLEIVGPKMSRLVQEALKIAKEEKLLVHCWRGGMRSASMAWLFESAGIQCETLIGGYKSFRRHVLESFNVPLKLLVIGGETGSGKTEILHQLKNAGEQILDLEAMAHHRGSSYGAIGQLPQPTSEQFENDLFIVLQKLDLNKNIWMEDESRNIGRVSIPKAIWDQKITAPCYRLKIPFEIRVQRLVKDYGNYPKEILHEATARIRKRLGGLATQQALDALENGDLAETVRITLRYYDKAYDFPQSERKYEGVRFVECENGDTKKNAELVLECSRSELIV; from the coding sequence ATGCCAAAACCATTATTCATAGCTGATTTCCTCTCTAAAACTCCCGAAATTCCGGTGGTTGACGTGCGTTCTCCTGCGGAATTTGGGTCGGGGCATATTCCGGGCGCTTTCAATATTCCACTTTTCTCGAATGAAGAAAGAGCCGAGATCGGAACTATCTACAAGAAAAAAGGTCGGAAAAATGCGGTACTTCGCGGACTGGAAATTGTGGGGCCAAAAATGTCCCGGCTTGTTCAGGAAGCTTTAAAAATTGCGAAAGAAGAAAAATTATTGGTTCATTGCTGGCGTGGTGGAATGCGCAGCGCTTCGATGGCGTGGCTGTTTGAGTCGGCGGGAATACAATGCGAAACACTCATTGGCGGATATAAATCTTTCCGCCGGCACGTGCTGGAAAGTTTTAATGTACCACTGAAACTACTCGTCATTGGCGGAGAAACAGGTTCTGGTAAAACGGAAATTCTTCATCAACTTAAAAATGCAGGCGAACAGATACTTGATCTCGAAGCAATGGCTCATCACCGCGGATCTTCATACGGCGCAATTGGCCAGTTGCCGCAGCCAACCAGTGAACAATTTGAAAATGATCTTTTCATTGTCCTTCAAAAACTTGATTTAAATAAAAATATCTGGATGGAAGATGAATCGCGGAACATAGGGCGCGTTTCTATTCCCAAAGCAATATGGGATCAGAAAATAACTGCACCTTGTTACCGGTTGAAAATTCCATTCGAGATACGCGTTCAGCGATTGGTGAAAGATTACGGGAACTATCCGAAAGAAATTTTGCATGAAGCCACCGCACGCATACGCAAACGCCTGGGCGGGCTCGCAACGCAGCAGGCGCTCGACGCGCTGGAGAATGGCGATCTTGCAGAAACGGTTCGGATTACATTGCGTTATTACGACAAGGCGTATGATTTTCCGCAGAGTGAAAGGAAATATGAAGGAGTGCGATTTGTAGAGTGTGAAAATGGTGACACGAAAAAAAATGCTGAGCTGGTGCTGGAATGTTCAAGATCGGAATTGATTGTATGA
- a CDS encoding polysaccharide deacetylase family protein: MTKLLSIFTPKITGRNKYMFRLFFRELMGLDISVTNDARKFSSEPGPKLCYSTQPVGDALFFYSRNLLFESGIADQNISVFEWNGQKVFFATGKSSALPFDPFAAAFYMVSRYEEYLPHIRDNIDRFDAKNSLAWQHGFLMKPVVNQWAIMVKHLLSEKYPELNFGNREYRFTPTLDIDNAYAYRQKGFMRTLGGYVKSFFHFDFSDMRSRTKVLLRLQRDPYDTYAYQLALQKKYSLRPVYFFLVGDYGVNDKNLSVQNRKFRELIRHIADYSDVGVHPSFASARIPSRLKTESGRLKNILHADISRSRQHFLMLKFPDTYRNLIDADITDDYTMGFANEIGFRAGISSTFNFYDLDLESETSLRIHPFALMDATLNLYMHLTPDEATQKINELVDEVKKVNGEFVSLWHNETLSDEKQWKGWREVYEKLIEKAAVTVQPERA, from the coding sequence ATGACAAAACTCCTGTCCATTTTCACGCCGAAGATCACGGGCAGGAACAAATACATGTTCCGTCTTTTTTTTCGTGAACTCATGGGGCTCGATATTTCAGTTACCAATGATGCCCGGAAATTTTCTTCTGAACCGGGTCCTAAGCTCTGTTACAGTACGCAGCCGGTGGGAGACGCACTTTTTTTCTATTCGAGGAATCTCCTTTTCGAAAGCGGTATTGCGGATCAGAATATTTCTGTTTTCGAATGGAATGGGCAAAAAGTTTTTTTTGCAACAGGAAAATCTTCCGCACTTCCTTTCGATCCTTTTGCTGCGGCATTTTACATGGTGAGCCGTTACGAGGAATATCTTCCGCACATCCGTGACAACATCGATCGTTTCGATGCAAAGAATTCACTCGCGTGGCAGCACGGTTTTCTTATGAAACCGGTGGTGAATCAATGGGCGATAATGGTAAAGCACCTGCTAAGTGAAAAATATCCGGAACTGAATTTCGGAAACAGGGAATACCGTTTCACTCCGACGCTTGACATTGACAATGCCTATGCGTATCGGCAAAAGGGATTCATGCGCACGCTGGGCGGTTATGTAAAATCATTTTTTCATTTTGATTTTTCCGATATGCGCTCGCGCACGAAAGTGCTCCTGCGCCTGCAGCGCGACCCGTATGACACGTACGCGTACCAGCTTGCGCTTCAGAAAAAATATTCTCTTCGCCCGGTTTATTTTTTTCTCGTCGGCGATTATGGAGTGAATGATAAAAATCTTTCGGTGCAGAACAGGAAATTTCGTGAACTCATCCGTCATATTGCAGATTATTCCGATGTGGGCGTTCATCCTTCTTTTGCTTCTGCAAGAATACCATCGCGTTTGAAAACAGAATCGGGCCGGCTTAAAAATATTCTTCACGCCGATATATCACGCAGCCGCCAGCATTTCCTGATGCTCAAATTCCCGGACACTTATCGTAATCTCATTGACGCTGATATCACCGACGATTATACGATGGGATTTGCAAATGAGATCGGTTTTCGCGCCGGAATTTCTTCGACGTTTAATTTTTATGATCTTGATCTCGAATCCGAAACTTCTCTTCGCATTCACCCGTTTGCATTGATGGATGCAACACTCAACCTTTATATGCATCTTACCCCTGATGAAGCAACGCAGAAAATAAATGAACTGGTGGATGAAGTGAAGAAAGTGAACGGAGAATTTGTTTCGCTCTGGCACAATGAAACGCTGAGTGATGAGAAACAATGGAAAGGATGGAGAGAAGTTTATGAAAAACTCATTGAGAAAGCAGCAGTAACCGTCCAACCCGAACGAGCGTGA
- the radC gene encoding DNA repair protein RadC: MYETEKLPITSWAEDDRPREKMMLKGKHSLSDAELLAIILGSGNRKETAVDLAKRILADSGNDLNRIGTMAFAELQQYNGVGEAKAVNVIAALELGRRRSNCQSNEVLQVTRSGDAYQFFRRDMEDLVHEEFWVLLLTRSNKVLRKEQVSKGGMNATVVDPRMVFRSAVALGANSIVICHNHPSGEVKPSENDIRLTRKLKEGALLLDISLIDHIIVGANTYFSFADEGLL, encoded by the coding sequence ATGTACGAAACAGAAAAATTACCGATCACCAGCTGGGCCGAAGACGATCGCCCGCGTGAAAAAATGATGCTCAAAGGAAAACATTCATTGAGCGATGCTGAATTACTTGCTATTATTCTCGGATCAGGAAACCGGAAAGAAACGGCAGTAGATCTCGCGAAACGCATCCTTGCCGATTCAGGAAATGATCTGAACAGGATAGGGACAATGGCTTTTGCCGAGTTGCAACAGTACAATGGAGTAGGAGAGGCGAAGGCCGTGAATGTGATTGCCGCACTCGAACTCGGCCGGCGCAGAAGTAATTGCCAGTCGAATGAAGTGTTGCAGGTAACCAGGAGCGGCGATGCTTACCAGTTTTTCCGCCGCGATATGGAAGATCTTGTTCACGAAGAATTCTGGGTATTGCTATTGACGCGATCAAATAAAGTGCTCCGGAAAGAACAGGTAAGCAAAGGCGGAATGAATGCAACTGTGGTTGATCCGAGAATGGTTTTCCGTTCGGCGGTTGCACTTGGCGCAAATTCCATTGTCATTTGCCATAATCATCCATCGGGAGAAGTAAAGCCCAGTGAAAATGATATTCGCCTCACACGAAAACTGAAGGAAGGAGCGTTATTGCTCGACATCTCGCTGATCGATCATATTATCGTGGGTGCCAATACATATTTTAGCTTTGCAGACGAAGGACTTCTCTGA
- a CDS encoding GNAT family N-acetyltransferase — protein MIKYLQQPEIDRERWDDCVRRSFNGIIYAYSWYLDVVAPQWEALIEDDYRAVMPLTKGKKIGIEYLFPPFFVQQLGVFSINKLTAEDTLRFLKAVPAKFRYWEINLNTFNKVTGEDFEFRPNLTHELDLIDSYENISKNYSDNAKRNIRKAKQSPIKSVAKPSREEIITLFRTGRGSEVKNLQENNYDTLRRLLQSADSRGRLHTCGVGHENGELIAGAFLLDSNGKVIFLFSGLNELGKETGAMFMLIDQFIHENSQKNLVLDFEGSNDANLARFYRGFGAKECVYLQARCNRLPWPVRFLKS, from the coding sequence GTGATAAAATATTTGCAGCAACCGGAAATTGACAGGGAAAGATGGGACGATTGCGTTCGACGATCTTTCAACGGAATTATTTATGCCTATTCCTGGTATCTCGATGTGGTGGCGCCGCAATGGGAAGCACTCATAGAGGATGATTACCGCGCGGTAATGCCACTCACGAAGGGAAAGAAGATCGGGATCGAATATCTTTTTCCTCCTTTCTTCGTTCAGCAACTCGGTGTTTTTTCAATTAATAAACTTACGGCCGAAGACACGCTGCGTTTTTTAAAAGCAGTTCCGGCAAAATTCCGCTATTGGGAAATCAATTTGAATACGTTCAATAAAGTGACAGGTGAAGATTTTGAATTCCGCCCGAATCTCACACACGAACTTGACCTGATCGATTCATACGAGAACATTTCAAAAAATTACAGCGATAATGCAAAACGGAATATCCGTAAAGCAAAACAGTCGCCGATAAAAAGTGTTGCAAAACCATCGCGCGAAGAGATCATTACCCTTTTCAGAACGGGCAGGGGAAGTGAAGTGAAAAATCTCCAGGAAAATAATTATGATACACTCCGGAGACTTCTCCAATCGGCCGATTCGCGCGGGCGCCTGCATACGTGTGGTGTCGGGCATGAGAATGGTGAATTGATCGCGGGCGCTTTTCTCCTTGATTCGAATGGAAAAGTGATCTTTCTTTTTTCTGGTTTAAATGAACTGGGAAAAGAAACCGGCGCCATGTTTATGCTCATCGATCAATTTATCCATGAAAATTCACAGAAGAATCTTGTGCTTGATTTTGAAGGAAGCAATGATGCGAATCTCGCACGTTTCTATAGGGGATTCGGCGCTAAAGAATGCGTATATTTACAAGCCCGGTGCAATCGGCTTCCATGGCCGGTTCGTTTCCTGAAAAGTTGA